The genomic segment gggaccatagaaaCTCATGTGCAGGAGTGttacagaattctagggctggaagggatctcaggaggtcatcgagtccaagtCCCTGACAAGCCAAGGGAAAGATATATGGAAATGATCTTCGGTAGGACTGGAATCTCCTTGTGATGTCATATGAATGCAGAATGattcccaaccccccacccccacttccaacATGAGCCAGGGTTTCCATAGCAACAGATTAGcgccctccacccccatgggAAACCTGGGGTCTGCACGAATCATCAGGAACAGAATCTGAAGGCGATAGGCCAAGCATAGCTCTGGGGTTTGCAAACATGAATCTCAGACTCTGCAGGCCCCTCTCCCAGAATCCCCTAAATCTCAACCGTGACCCCTCCCGTTTCGCTCCCCCGATCCCTTCAACAGTCTGTTAATTGCGGCTGCTTCGTGACTTAAGCTGCATGCACAGTGTGCggggaaaaaacaaaatcagGCAGTAATCCCCCGTGTGCCACCCAGCCACACCGACTTTATCCACAAGCTGGGTTACTAATTGGTTTAACAAGAGCACCAGAAAGGAAACACTTACAAAATTGGCTCTCAAGAACTATGCCACCTTGACCTTCTGCTCTGGAAAACTGCTTTCCGCTCGAATACGCAACATGAAATAGTTATAAAGATGTGGGGTGATCTCTGGGATTTTACATCACATTACCAGTAGGTCTACATCTCCGCACAGCAATGCGTACTGACAGAATCAGATCCTGAACCCCTCGTTCAGCTTTAAAGCAGGTGCTTCACGTTAAATATGGGAGCAATCCCACGTCGTTCAGCGGAACACGTGACCAATTATTGTCGGTTAAACAGACTAGACTGCTTGGCCTTTACAGCAATGATTCTAGCCTGCTTTGAAGAGGCTACACAGTTATACCAGACAAGGATCTGACCCTACATCTACAGAAAGAGACTAATAATAATTTATACATCTATGTAGATGGCGTTTTCGCACTATGGCACTTAcctgtataaaaatgttatttcacaATACTCACTAGACTGTGCTCATACGAACGGTTAATTTTGGGTAACACCCTGTTGTGCTAAAACTGTCCCCAGGAACGACCGTTACTTGGGCAGAGGTTTTCTAAACCGTGCTGGGAGTGTGCATGGCCAACAGCCCTAGTTCTAACAGCGACGTTCCAGCAGTTTTGGAAAATCCCGGCTGTCGTATGCCTGTTCCAGTAAAACCACAACATCAGACCCAACTGCTCTTTCCCCAAAGGCTGGCGTTCTAGCCCCCGGGAAGGTGAAGCAGCAGTAAGGAAATCCAGCAGCCCAGCGGTGGCTCTCACCCTGTGCACACCAAAGTCCCTTTCTTCAGCATGTCTCTTGCCAGGGCTGGGCGCTTTCACTCCTGCCAGGACACGCGGGGAGGTTTCATTAAGAACCAGCCACCCCTTGTTTTAAACCCATCTCTGCTGATATCAAGGATTGGAATCTACCCAGTGAATCCCAAATTCCTCAGACACACATCCACCTGTGTCCCTTTAACAGAACAACATGAGTCAGAATCTGTCACTGTTGCCATCAGAACAGGcatcctggccccactgcagaTAATGGGAGCTTTGCACTGACTTCAGGGGAGCCAGGATTTCCCAAAGTAACATGCCATCTGATCAGCTTGTGAGCACTGGTGCAGAGGGCACCAGCAATATGCAAGGAGCAGGtctgctggctggaaaggagcTGCTGGTAGCAAATATTTCCAATGGGGGAGGAAGCTGCTTGGCTattcctgaaggcagagctgggatgCACTTAAAACCCcaaaggtgggggggagggggcacaaacAAGGAAGGGCTGAATCCCCCCATCTCTTGGCATGAGAGAAGAAGGCAGATGCCTCCCCTTTCTCAGGTCACCTGAGGAGGGTGTTGACCCAGGACCTTCAGTTTTAAAGCCCAGGCAGGGTTCTACTGCTCAAGTTAGCGGCAGAGTTCCCTGAGCTGGCAACAACACGGTAATATGTTGTTGTCCATTGTGTAGGCTACAAACCCATAATTAACTCAGATCTCCAGCACATGAAGACTCGGGTATCCCAGATTCCAGAGCCTCTGGGCCCCTCCCCATGGGGACCACATGTCCTGCGCCGCACATCTACAATCACAGAGCCCTCACCGAGCCAAACACAGGAGAGAGGGGAGCGGAGAACAAGGGCTACGGACGGGGGAGGGTAGGAGTTTCCACCAGTGCTGGAAGCAGAGAGAAAAGCAACCCCCAAGCGCCCACCCCCCAAGGACACAGAGCCCACGTTGGAAAGGATCAGGGAAGCAGCCAGTCCAGGAGCAGATGTGGTTGTGCCTCTGTCTCTGACGTTCTCCTGGGAGGGGCCTGTCCAGCTCCCATCACAACTGGGGAAAGACAGGAGGCCGGCAGAAGGTTGGCAGGAAAGTGAGATGGGGCGGGCACCTGCAGAGAGTGAGGGGGCGGGATTAGGGGGCAGCCCAACAAGGAAACCCCAAAGAACCACAGCCAGTTGAGTTAGAACcggagctgggcaggggacaAGATTTTGTCCTTCAGGAAATACCAACAGCTCAACTTTTTTGGTCCCAAATCAGGAGAACGAGGTCCAAATACTGAAGTTTTTCACAGAAGCAAAAGTCCAAAGAAATGTCCTAACATTTCGTTCCTGACCCGTTCCATGTTCAACAGCATCTTCTTACGCCACTGAAATGCTTATGGGAGTTGTTCAGGTGCCTCTCATGCCCTTGCTTCCCTCTGTTGAGCTGATTTGGAAgaaagaacaaaacattttggttcACTTCAACAAACCAAGATGTTTCCATTCGGGGGAACTGGACCCCCCACGAAGTATCTGGCTGAGATTTAGGGCAGGAAGAAAACTCCAAAGTTTCAGCAAAACCAGTTTTTCCATAGAAATATTTGTGCTTGTGACAACTACATTGCCTATGAAAACGTCATTTTGACAGAAAATTTCTAACCAGGTCTAGTTAGACCCCAGAACCCTCCCACCTGAGTTAACTGTTCGCAGTATACGGCTTATGACACCCAGTGAAATAAATCTGAATCCATCCAGTCGAAGACAGCGGATGCTTACAAAGTTGGCCCTTAAGTTCTGACACTCAGCTGCACGCAGACTAAACCTTTTTAGCCTCTGATTTCTCCAGCACCACCTGTGTTGCGATCTGGAACTGTAACTACCAGGGGCTGGCCCTGAGCGCAGCCCGTGATGCAAACTGTTCGTTTACTTGGAGTTCACACTTCCGGGAAGCGTGGCTTAAGGTAGCTTGGACTGGAGCACCCCTGCGACTTCACACTGTGTTTGGCGGGGCTGGGCACAAGTCGCTGAGTACCAGGGACCAAAGAACCCCCCACCGATATGGAACAGAGCTGCCCCAAGACAGGTCACAGATGCAGCATGAGGTCTTCAGAGGGCACATGGGGCCTGATCTGTACTGTCTCGAGGGCGGTAGCCTGCTGGCCAAGAACATCTTGGATACAGAGCAAAGCCCCAGGGAGGGAGAGCCTGGAATTGCTCTGTGGCAACCCCTGAGGCTGGGTTTAGGTGCATCATGCGAATTCCTCCCCCCGCATCCCTTGCACAGAGGCTGCCTCACCTGCAGCGTCGTGGGGCTGGTCTCCCGCCCGCTTCACCTCTTGCGGAGCCGCCTCATGAAGCACAAGGTGATGGTGGTGAGAATGGTGATGCCCGTGAAGAGGGCGCTGGCAATGCCCACAATGAGGGGAAGGAACAGCGTGTCCATGGCTGGAGGAAAGAGCAAAGAGGCCCatgagcaggagagctggtggAGAAGCCAGATGGTGGGGCTTGGcaggaggggcggggtggggggaaggggcagagagccAGGTGCCTGGGTCAGCCCCATCTCATGGCTCACTGGAGGGCAACAGTgagcagggtcacagggtgggcaCACCCACCCAGGACCTAGGGGTGGGAAGGGCTGCAGCAGACCGAGCAATACATCCAAGATGGGCAGTGCTTAGCGACACTCACCCAGCGCATAGGGTACAGGGGCGGGGAACAAAGAACTCACTCAAGGCGTAGGAATACACTGGAGACAGGCAGCATCACTCACCCAAGGCACACGCATACACAGAGGGGCaatgggcagggagtgggggcagaacACAGCAGTACTCACTCGGGGGCACACTGGGATATGGGGGGGCGGAGCCACAGTGGCAGACAACCAGGGTGCATAGGGATATGCAAGGAGGGGGCACTGCACTCAGAACTCACCCAGAACATAGGGatacatggggggggggcagtgagcatGAAATTCACCTGGGGGTACGGATACATGGGGTGGAGCAAAAGGGAGCTCACCCAGGGCACATAAAGATATGTGGGGGGTGCGCAAGCAGCACTCACCCCGGGCGGAGGGATACATGGGGGGGTGCGCAAGCGGCACTCACCCCGGGCGGAGGGATATGTGGGGGAGTGTGCAAGCGGCACTCACCCAGGGCGGAGGGATacttgtgggggggggtgcacaaGCAGAACTCACCCAGGGCGGAGGGATacgtgtgtgggggggtgcacaaGCAGCACTCACCCAGGGCGGAGGGAtacgtgtgggggggggggtgcacacGCAGAACTCACCCAGGGCGGAGGGAtacgtgtgtggggggggtgcacaCGCAGAACTCACCCAGGGCGGAGGGATACGTGGGGGGGATGCACAAGCAGCACTCACCCAGGGCGGAGGGAtacgtgggggcgggggcagtgcacAAGCGGCACTCACCCCAGGCAGAGGGATACGTGGGAGGTGCGCAAGTGGCACTCACCCAGGGCGGAGGGATACGTGGGGGGTGTGCAAGCGGCACTCACCCCAGACGGAGGGATACATGGGGGGTGCGCAAGCAGCACTCACCCCGGGCGGAGGGATACATGGGGGATGCGCAAGCGGCACTCGCCCCAGGTGGAGGGATACATGGGGGGTGCGCAAGCAGCACTCACCCCGGGCGGAGGGATACATGGGGGATGCGCAAGTGGCACTCGCCCCAGGTGGAGGGATACGTGGGAGGTGCGCAAGCGGCACTCGCCCCGGGCGGAGGGATATATGGCGGGTGTGCAAGCGGCACTTGCCCCGGGCGGAGGGATATATGGGGGAGTGTGCAAGCAGCACTCGCCCCGGGCGGAGGGATACGTGGCAGAGGTGGTGCACACAAAACTCACCTAGGGCGTAGGGGTACACAGTGATGGAGTTGGATTTCACAGCCCCAGCGTTGTACCAGCTGTGGTCAGGGGAGCGCACCCAGGCCGTGACGGCGCAGTGGTACTTCCCCTCATCGGACGGCTGCACCCCGTGGAGCCTCAGCCGGTGGCACTGTGGCCCCACCTTGTCCACGCTCATGTCCCCGCCTGATGCCCGTCTGCCAAGCTCGGCCACACCCTCGCGGCTCACGGACGCCACCATCTGGCCTTGGGGCTCCTCACCCTCCACCGTCAGCTCCACCCACCAGCTGACAGCCAGGTGCACGGCCTGGGTCGACTCCACCGAGATGTTACACAGCAACTCAACTGTGTCCCCGCGGTAGGTGGCGGGGACGGGCAGCCAGGCATAGACCTCCagcaccacagctgcaggggagagacgAGGGCAGCAGGAGTTAGTGCACTGGAGCTAGGGCCCAGGGCGCAGATGCTGAGCCGCCAGGCAGGCTCTGCCCGTCCCCCACCAGCTGAACCTGGCCAAGAGGCTGGGACCACACATGGACACAGAGGAAGAGCATCTAGAAACAACACAAGTTGCCCTTAAGGCACCCACCAGCATGGGGCGCTGTAGGGAGTGAGGCAGGAGAACGAGCAAGGGGGGAGCTCCAGATACTCCAGCCCCGGCCTCCCGCAGTAGGAggcgctgcagggagaggggcaggagaacAAGCCCAGGGCGAAGCTCCAGGAATGCTGGCTTTGGGGTGCTCACCCCCAGGTTACCACACCCTGCTGGAGTAATAGGAGTGAGCATGGCCAGGGGCCCAGGGCGGACAGCTGGAGTGGGGGTGCAAAGGGAACCCCCCAATAAaagccagcccccacccagttCAACCCTTGTACCTTCAGATTTCATGTGCACCTTCAGCCCCTGggacctgctgctggccacctcctgcagctgcgCATTGGGGGAACGCACGTAGGCCCGGGCCACGCAGTGGTAGGTGCCCacgtcccctggctgggctgactcgATCCTCAGACGGTAGGcgcctggggcaggtggcagcttCTGAAGCGAGATCTGGCGCCTGCCCACCTGGCTGTTGGCATAGCTCTCCCCCACGATGGCCACTCCATCCGTGTCCAGCTGCGCCACCAGCAGCCGGTTCCCATCCCCCtcgcccacctcccagcccacgGCATATGCCACAGGgggctcggggggcagggggcctgacAGGTTGCAAAGAAGCTCCAGGGCATCTCCTGTGCTGAGCCGAACCTCAGGTGGGCTGGCTGACAccgccagctggctggctgagggggaaCCAAAGGAGGACAAGGAaatgagagcatccacacagcctcagcccagccccaacccaccccagcgGGCCCCATGCACCAGCCTTGATATGtcgccacctctggggtggggcacggctGCTGTTTCACAGCCACAAGGCAGAGCTGCAGAACAGTCCTGGGCAGAGGGTGAAGGAGAATTTAGCACTCACTTGACACTGCATGGAGGGGCGGGCAAATGGTATTTcgtgcccagctgctgagccctcCTGCAAACCTCAACTTGGGAAGCCAGCTAGGAAAACCACAGGatccagctccctccagcctgaggACCCAACCCTTGCCTCTTGGCCCCTTTCGGCCACCGGCACGGTGACTGGGCAACCACAACTGCTCTGAATGGTGCTCATTTTGCCCTGGGGCAAAAGGCTGCCAAGACAGGGGACGACGGGCAAGGAGGTCCCTGCTGGTGGGGACAGACCGAGAGGCGAGATCCCGGCAGGCACAGGGCTAGCAGTTTCCATACAGGGCTTGATCCTCCCCTGACAGCACCAACAAAAGCCTCCTcactggggcccagcccagccacgacTCACCGATAGACTGGACAGTCACCTGGGCCAGCGCTGCCCGCTTCTCGGCAATCAGCTGCCAGCTGCCGTCAGGGTCCTGGATCCACTCGCCTACGGTGCAGTGGTAGGTGCCCGCGTCCCCCGGATGCACTCGCCTGATTGCCAGCTTGTACTGCTCAGTGCCTACCTTGGCCACGGACAGCTCCCCAGTGCGGTACCGCTTGGCAAAGCGCCCACCTGCTTCCACAGCGAAGTCACGGCGCACCCCGGCCACCTCCTGCAGCGTCTGGTGCCCCACAGGGGCTTCTGGGGCTGACACCCCGAAGGAGACGGAAAGATGGGTGTGCTGCTgcgtctggctctgggctgtgcagctcagctgcagctcctggccctctatcaggctgagctgcaggggggAGGTACCAGCCATGCGGCCACGGAGAggagggctgggcgtgggggacGAGACCCACAGCCTGTCAGGGATCactgcagcaggagagagagagatgtgagcggggtcaggccaggccaggccttgTCCTGCTGGTCACTGGAGCactggctagagcaggggtggccaaactgcagctctggagccgtaTGTGGCTCTTCAGAAGCTAATATGTGGCTCCTCGCATGGGTGCCAACCCTGGAGCTACAGGTAGCACCTTTCCAATGTGCTAGGGGTGCTcactgcccaagccccagctccgacccagggccctgccccactgTATCCCTTATGGTCTAGATCCGTGAAGCCCAACACATTAACCACTGGCCacgtgtggctagttggcttgaacaataaatatattttcaggatAACGTGGCTAGTTTTCTATAGCAGCAGCCGCCCCTACAGTGGTGACTGCTTCAGAGCTAGCTGGACACAGGTCTAGGTGCTGCTTGGTCTTGTCAGGAGctccagggactggacttgacgacatctcgaggttccttccagttctgtgattctgtcattGCCCAAatcctgcctctccctgcccccaccacagcctctctcctccccacttcGCTAGCGCCTCCGGCACGCTGTGAAAAAGCCGAtcagagaggggagggaggaggcccAGGGAAACGCTGgtcagcaggaggtgggagctgctGAGGTACTACTGTGGCTCTTTGGCAATGCACAAGGGTAAACTCTGGCTCCTTCTCATGTTCAGGTTGGCCACACTTGGGCGCGAGGGAGGGAAACATCTAGGGACCACTCCACCgcgaggggaagggggaggggcgcCACATTAGAACCTTGGAGCCGGGTCCACTTGGCCCAAAGCTCCAGAAGCAAATTGGGGCAGAACTGGAGCTAGAACCCAGAGGTTCTGGCTCGtgctctgctctgcagctcttCCCCATTCTCTCCGCTGGCCCTCTTCCCTTCCCGAAGCTgaacagagaacccaggagtcctggctcccggcaacccacccctgctctaagggcTCTTTCCAGTTGATGCTCCCACCCCGCATGGCTTTACTTCCCTTGGCCACACACCGACGGGGGAGACAGCCCTGCAGTGCTTAGGAAGCCTGAGAAGCTCGTTCCGTTGGCTCCTCACCACCCTGACTGGCAGCAATGGGACTCAGCACTGCGCAGAGCCTGGAGTCGGTTACTGGGCAGCTCTGGgactcccagcctgccctggggtaCCGCCCCTGCTCCAGGCTCTGCGCAGTGCTGGGGCTCCATGGCCCCTTGGGGCCTCAACTCCCCTCTTGCCCCCAGAAGGTGCCGAAGGGCAGTGCCCTGGGTGGTAGCCACAAGGGGCCTGATCCTGTTAGGTCCTGAGCATtcagctccctggggcagccacTGAGCCAGGGCACAGCTTTCCACACTTCTCCCTCGGGCCCACTAGCCTCTGGGGAAGCCGACAGCACCGGGCAGCATTGGGTCCCTAAGCCCAGCTGACTCTCACCGCCCCCCCGTCTCGGGAACTCCGTTCCACAGCCTCTGGGTGGCTGAagacagcctctgccagcccagttTCCCCACCTAGCACTGGAGCTCACGGTGGcttccttcctgccctggggagagcccATCGCTGCCTCCCTCCCAAtgccctggtgggtggggagtagtcgtctgtccctgctgctgccccaggtctGCAGACACAGCCCTGAGGCTCTCCTACTGTGCCACCCACCCAGGGAGAGTGTGGGGTGTAGGTAGggggcaggctggtggctggTCAGCTGGGTGGGCCCAGATCTCCTGTGCAGCCGCTGTGCCCAAGATGTCCCAACCACCACCCTCTCGCCCCACAAAAATCTCCCCCCGCCGCCACTGGGATTTGTTCTGCTCTGTGAGGACCACAGCTTTCTCcagaaccccctccctcccacccgccgccagctggctggtgcccaggGACGGCCCCTGTGGGCTAAGCCGAAGAGCCGAGCCAAGTGGGAACAGGCCAAGGGGCAGCTGGATCCTGgccaggctctgggagaggaggaactGAGGGTTCCCCATGCTTCGTCCTGGTTCCCCTTTCTAAGAACAAGAGGAGCGATGTTATCTCCCCGCCCACACTGTGCTTACTCCCCGGGCTGGTGTGCGGGAAAGGAAAAATCCCCAAGAGGCCCCTGGGGTGGAAGGGGGACAGAACGCATGGGGGGGACTCCACCCCTCGGCGCAGTCACTTTTCAcctccacagagccaggcccGCCCCGGCGAAAGGCCCTAGCACAGACTGGTTCCTGCTGCACCATCCCCTAGCTCCGCAGCTGGGCTCCCACAACAGCTGGCGTCGGGAGGGTTTGTGCTCCATATAGAACGTGCCTCTGAGGCTCTCAACTCAATGGGCGTCTGAggagaggggcaccagcagagctcttGAGGGGAATGGCTGAAAtagccgagcagggctgggggtcaggctctgagttgcatttgcattccccaaATTCTGGACCATCTCAAGCCCTGTCCCTGATGTGCATGACAGCAGGCCTGAGGTTGCTCTAACATACACACTGCTCCTCAGGGCCTCCTGCGTGTCCTAGCCAGGGGCttcagcaccagctccccagggaTATGCAATTGGTGGCCTGTTAAATGAGAATTGGAAGGAAcaaactgggggcagggagtgtttggTCAGGCCCCTGGCTCAGCAGGGCTCCGATCTACGCCTGGCTCATGCGCACAGCCATGGTACAGGCACGAAGTACAGTCAGTAACTCAAAAACACCGCCTAATTCTCTGCTGCCACCCACatcctcatgcctcatttgcactggCACAGATTTGGTGCCACACGACCGGCAGGCTGGCCCTGGTCACTGGTGCAAGGGACACACAAGGGTCCGGAGGGCAGCAGAGAACTGGGATCTTTATGTCATTGATTCAacactgcagcaggggagctggggtggggggtttaaaTCCCCCCTTCAAGTCCTGTCCACGGAGAAGTAGGTGGGAGCCAGGCAGTGTGCACGGGACAGCCCCCAGCCCGGGAGCACCCCGAGACGCATGGGACCAGGTACCTTTCAGCACCACCTTGCTGCTGTAGTTGCCGTGGTACTTGGAGTCGGTGGTGGGCGTGTAGCACTCGTAGATGCCGGCGTCCTCGGCCTGCAGCCGGGCGATGTGCAGCTCGACGGCGTCGCCGCGCCGGCGCTGCACTGAGATCTCCCCACGCTGCACGCGGGGGCCGAAGATGGCGTAGGGGAAGGCGGGGTCCTGCGTGCTGACTATGCCGATGGAGACCTCGGGCGCCGTCGGGCGGTACAGGAACCACTCAAAGTGCTGCTGCGTGGGGCCCTCGTACTCCGAGACATTGCAGGGGATTGAGACGGCCGTGCCCTCCACACGAAACAAGGGGCCTGGGGGCAGGTGCACCTCCCGCGCCCCACACAACCCTGCAAAGGATGTCGGGGGGGGTTAGTGCTGGGCCATAGGGCGGGAGGCCCTAGTTCCAGAACTGACGATGGTGCAGGCTGGCGCCGGCAGAAGGCATGGTAggaaccccgccccccacaagtGCCTTGGCTCCTGGTGAATATTTGTCTCCATCACAAAGCCACACAACACCCCCAGCatctgccctgggctgggagagcaaagtgtgggggggaggcGGTCTGCAGCCAGAACTGAGGGGCAGGAAagggaggagccctgggctggggcagtggggcgtGGGGGTTGTGGGTTAGAACTTGGGGGCGGGAGGAGCGCTGGGCTGGGGTGGCAAGGAAGGACTGTGGGTTGGAACTGAGGGACACTGGCAGAGCggtgggtggggcagtggggtgcccaGCACCAGGCCTGCGTGGTAGCggccaggggcagagctgtgAGTTGGGACCcccaggcactggtggggggAGACTTTGCCAGTTCAGCGGCTCCCTTGTGAGCAGTCACGTTGCTCCCAGAAGCCAGACAGCAACTGGCTACATATTTGCTTCCTGCCAGGAGCTAGAAccccctgtcctgctgctgcggCTGGCCCACGGACTACAGCAAACTCCTCGTGCTGTGCAGAGGACTCCAACGTGTCCCTGGCCACAAGCCTGGAGAATCACACGGACATGAACTGACTTCCAGGGCTGCCCTGGATTTCCAGCCCTGGGGCATTCCAGGGAGAGAGCCTTCCACACCCCCCAGCAAGCAGGCAGCTGCTGAGACAGGCACTGTCACCTGCAGCTCCCCCgagggctcagcaggggagtgggACCGGGAGCCAGGTTACTGTTGGGTCACAAGAGCCAGGCCAGGGTTctgggccctggcgttacggtagTGCCCCGTGATCGGGAGGGCAGCCCTTCACGCCAGGCACTGCAAAGACACACGGGAAGGGACAGTCCCTACCCTAGAAGGAGCCCAGGACACAGGAGGAGAAACCGAGGCAGCAAGCCAGGAAATGATGTGcccaaagctgtttgcagaagcaGGCACAGATCTCCATGTCCCAGtgcagtgctccagcccccagcccagcctgctacagcctcagcctcagccgcGGAGCAGTTCCTTTGGAAGACCTAAGAAAAGGCCCCTCAGAGCAGAACGAATTGCTCACCAGAAGAGAGGCCTGAACCCAGCAGATTCCCTCATCAGACAGGCCAGGGAGCAACATGAACCAGCTcccctcagctctgctctgcagctgcagctcaaccCAAGGACCTTTGCTCCCATCCCTGAATTTCCAGCCCTGCTcgtccccacccagtgcccaagGACAAGTCCCCGGGTGACAGGCCAGCCTCCTGCACAACACAGACCCAGCCCTATTGTCTCATCCTCCAGCCGCCCCGGCACCCGCCATCAGCACCTCCAGGAGACAATGGGATTCAGTGTGCGCCAACTCAAGGGGACAATGGGGGGGGGTGCGAGACACACAAAAGGCTCCTTCTCCCACACTCGCAGTGTGAGCAGCGAGCGAGCCAGACACATGGCTACACATCTGGGCCAGGCATGCTAATAGGATCCTATCTGGGTCACGTCAGCCAGCAGCCCGCAGAGATCCAGGCCACTCAGACGAGATACAGCAGGGACCAGATCTCATTTCTCCCAGCACTTTAATGAGCTGATCCCCCAGTGCACAGACACCCATCATTTGCTTTCAGTCCAGCTTCCAGAAATGTCACTTGTGTCAGCGAATCAGCAGGTGCCAGCTAAACCCACCCGGCAGTTTAAGGGCTGTGATTTCGTTAACTCGGGGCTACGCCTCTGCACGGAATGGGATCTCTCCTGTCAACCTGGGCTGAAGGCCACAGCGCTGGATCACAGATACCAACAGACTATCGTGAGctaggcaaaatatggcccatgagCCACATCTGGTTCACCAAGCCCTTTGATCC from the Carettochelys insculpta isolate YL-2023 chromosome 30, ASM3395843v1, whole genome shotgun sequence genome contains:
- the IGSF8 gene encoding immunoglobulin superfamily member 8; translation: MRAARAPLPRAALGSELLLLLLGLCGAREVHLPPGPLFRVEGTAVSIPCNVSEYEGPTQQHFEWFLYRPTAPEVSIGIVSTQDPAFPYAIFGPRVQRGEISVQRRRGDAVELHIARLQAEDAGIYECYTPTTDSKYHGNYSSKVVLKVIPDRLWVSSPTPSPPLRGRMAGTSPLQLSLIEGQELQLSCTAQSQTQQHTHLSVSFGVSAPEAPVGHQTLQEVAGVRRDFAVEAGGRFAKRYRTGELSVAKVGTEQYKLAIRRVHPGDAGTYHCTVGEWIQDPDGSWQLIAEKRAALAQVTVQSIASQLAVSASPPEVRLSTGDALELLCNLSGPLPPEPPVAYAVGWEVGEGDGNRLLVAQLDTDGVAIVGESYANSQVGRRQISLQKLPPAPGAYRLRIESAQPGDVGTYHCVARAYVRSPNAQLQEVASSRSQGLKVHMKSEAVVLEVYAWLPVPATYRGDTVELLCNISVESTQAVHLAVSWWVELTVEGEEPQGQMVASVSREGVAELGRRASGGDMSVDKVGPQCHRLRLHGVQPSDEGKYHCAVTAWVRSPDHSWYNAGAVKSNSITVYPYALAMDTLFLPLIVGIASALFTGITILTTITLCFMRRLRKR